Below is a genomic region from Brassica oleracea var. oleracea cultivar TO1000 chromosome C9, BOL, whole genome shotgun sequence.
TTGATCCAAAAGATCATCCAAGCGAGGAATAGGAAACCGGTACCTAATGGTGATCTTATTAATTGCGCGGCTGTCCACACAAATGCGCCAAGAACCATCTTTTTTTGGTATGAGAAGAGCCGGAACTGCACATGGACTGAGGCTTTCTTTAATATGACCTTTGCGGAGAAGATCTTCGACCTGTCGACGCAACTCTTCATGCTCGAGCGGACTCATACGATAGTGTGGTCGGTTTGGTAGTGTTGCGCCTGGGACTAAATCAATTTGGTGTTGAATGTCCCGGAGAGGAGGAAGACCTTTCGGAAGCTCATCAGGAAAAACATCAGCAAAGTCGGTGAGAACCTTGCTCAAAGCTTGTGGCGGTGATGAAGCTTGGGGCCGGTGGTCATTGTTTGGCAATAACGCCAAAGCGAACCCTTCAGATCGAAGTTCTGAGACGAATTTTCCATAAGAACAGAGTAATGTTGACGGTGAAGGAGACTGTTGATTTGGTGTCGCTGGAGTGATCGTTGGTGGAGGCGAAGTTGGCTGTACTGGTGGTAGCGGTAGTGTTGTAGTAGCCGTCTCTTGTGAAGGGAGGAGGACGATTTTCTGTGTATTCCAGAGGAAGCTATATGTATTTTTAGCTCCATCATGAATAATTTTGCGATCAAACTCCCAAGGTCGGCCCAGAAGAAGATGACAAAAATCGATTGGAGCAATGTCGCAGTACATGCGGTCTTTGTAGTGTTGTCCAATCGAGAAAGAAACGATCGCTCGTTGCGTGATACGAATGGTTGTGGTATCGTTAAGCCAACCCAGATTGTAAGGTGATGGGTGCTTCTCTCTGGTGATGCCCAGTTTGTCGACTGCCTCTTCGGAGACCACATTTCGGCAACTCCCGGAATCAATAACAAAACTGCATATATGGCCTTTCATTGTGCAAGTGGAATGAAAAATATTTGTTCGTAACCACTTGTCATCAGATTGCTGAGGTGGGAGACAGGCACGGCGAAGCACCAGTAAACGTCCATGATCACCCGTAGTCGGTTGAACAGCATCCTCGTCTGTTTGGTCCACCTCGTCCTGTGAATCGTAGACTTCTTGCTCGTCAGTTGTTTCATCGATGACTAACCCTTGGCGTGTGGCATGGGGACATGCTGTTTGGTGATGTCCCTGTTCACCGCATGAGTAACAACGTAGCGCGTTAGGTCGAGTTGACCGCCTAAGTTGTTGATCGTCTTATGCATTGGGTTTAGTTACATATACTGCTGCATCACCGATATCTTTGGTTGAGGTCGATGAAGTGGTACTGTTTGCAGAGTCTTGAGGACGAGATCGCGAAGACAATGCGTTCCAGTTTGACGACTTCAACTGTTGTTCGAATGATGTCGCACGGACTTCGACTGTTGTTCGAATGATGCCGCACGGCGATGAGCTTCTCCAATCGTTAAAAGATCAAATTGTGCCATTGAATTTTGAAGTTGCGGCCGCAGACCACCAATGAAACGCGAGACGAGTTGAACTTGACTGTCATTGATCTCATTATGGGTTAGCAAAAGCGCGAACTCTTCAGCATACTCATCCACACTTCGGTTACCTTGGCGCAAGTTCTGTAACTTAGTATACATGGTGCGTTCGTAGTTGTGCGGCATAAACGTTTGTCGAAGGTGTTTTGTGAGCTTGTGCCAAGATTTGATCGGTGCTTTGCCTGTGCGTGATCGGGTTGTCTTGAGCTGTTTCCACCATGTTGCAGCATGGCCGCGAAAANNNNNNNNNNNNNNNNNNNNNNNNNNNNNNNNNNNNNNNNNNNNNNNNNNNNNNNNNNNNNNNNNNNNNNNNNNNNNNNNNNNNNNNNNNNNNNNNNNNNNNNNNNNNNNNNNNNNNNNNNNNNNNNNNNNNNNNNNNNNNNNNNNNNNNNNNNNNNNNNNNNNNNNNNNNNNNNNNNNNNNNNNNNNNNNNNNNNNNNNNNNNNNNNNNNNNNNNNNNNNNNNNNNNNNNNNNNNNNNNNNNNNNNNNNNNNNNNNNNNNNNNNNNNNNNNNNNNNNNNNNNNNNNNNNNNNNNNNNNNNNNNNNNNNNNNNNNNNNNNNNNNNNNNNNNNNNNNNNNNNNNNNNNNNNNNNNNNNNNNNNNNNNNNNNNNNNNNNNNNNNNNNNNNNNNNNNNNNNNNNNNNNNNNNNNNNNNNNNNNNNNNNNNNNNNNNNNNNNNNNNNNNNNNNNNNNNNNNNNNNNNNNNNNNNNNNNNNNNNNNNNNNNNNNNNNNNNNNNNNNNNNNNNNNNNNNNNNNNNNNNNNNNNNNNNNNNNNNNNNNNNNNNNNNNNNNNNNNNNNNNNNNNNNNNNNNNNNNNNNNNNNNNNNNNNNNNNNNNNNNNNNNNNNNNNNNNNNNNNNNNNNNNNNNNNNNNNNNNNNNNNNNNNNNNNNNNNNNNNNNNNNNNNNNNNNNNNNNNNNNNNNNNNNNNNNNNNNNNNNNNNNNNNNNNNNNNNNNNNNNNNNNNNNNNNNNNNNNNNNNNNNNNNNNNNNNNNNNNNNNNNNNNNNNNNNNNNNNNNNNNNNNNNNNNNNNNNNNNNNNNNNNNNNNNNNNNNNNNNNNNNNNNNNNNNNNNNNNNNNNNNNNNNNNNNNNNNNNNNNNNNNNNNNNNNNNNNNNNNNNNNNNNNNNNNNNNNNNNNNNNNNNNNNNNNNNNNNNNNNNNNNNNNNNNNNNNNNNNNNNNNNNNNNNNNNNNNNNNNNNNNNNNNNNNNNNNNNNNNNNNNNNNNNNNNNNNNNNNNNNNNNNNNNNNNNNNNNNNNNNTGTTGTTGTGGTAGTGGTTGGTGTCGTTGTGGAGCTGGTAGTGGAGCTTGAGTGTTGTGTTGGTTTTGTTGCTCAACCAAGGCGGTAATTGCGGTGGTCAAAGCGTCCAATCGTCCGGCCAAGGTTTCTCCTAGCTGCTGAATCGACGCCTGAGATGCCGTTTGACTCTTGATGAAGAAGGTTCGTAGGTCAGCTAATTCCGAAGCAGAGCCATCCAGGATTTGATCCCGATTGTCACCACCAGCGCCTCATGTCTTCTTAGTCATGGAAAACAAGAATTTCTTTCCCGAAACGTATTGATTCTGATACCAACTGATAGAGTGCGGAAGCGATATAAGTCGAAGACCTAGGGTTTGATCTTCAACTCAGGTAACTTGTCGACGAAGGTAACTTCGGTAACAAGGTTAAAGACGCGAATACTCTTCGCAATGCTCGTTAAAGCTCTTAGGGGACGCGAATACTCTTCGCAGTGCTTATGAAAGCTCTTAAGAAAACTCAATATCTTATTCAAATTCAAGGTCCTTACAAAGGTCTAATTGCATCGCTATATATACTAGCGAAGAATAACCTAATCCCGAAGGGAAATAGAAAACTCAAAAGCTATTAAAAAGGAAAAAAGCCAAAACATAGAAAAGGAAATTCCTAATATGAAAAGGAAGTTGTGATCACAAGGATCACAAGTTACGCTGCATCACTTTGTTTATGATGCATCCAGAAAAAGCCCCAGGACCGGATGGGATGACAGCTTTGTTTTTTCAACATGCATGGCACATCATCAAAGATGATCTAGTTGCAATGGTCAATAATTTTCTGGTGACAGGTGAAATGGATTCAAGATTAAATGTTACCAATATTTGCATGATTCCGAAGACGGAGAGACCTATAAGGATGACGGAACTGCGGCCAATAAGTCTTTGCAATGTAGGGTATAAAATTATCTCGAAAGTATTATGTCAGCGACTAAGAGTGTGCCTTCCATACCTTATATCGGAAACGCAATCAGCCTTTGTGGCAGGACGGATGATATCGGATAATATTCTTATAGCGCAAGAGATGTTTCATGGGTTAAGGACCAATAAATCTTGTCAAAACAAGTATATGACAATTAAAACGGATATGAGCAAAGCGTATGATAGGGTGGAATGGGCCTTTATTCAGGCGCTATTGCAGAAGATGGGTTTTGATCCTCACTGGGTTAAGTTAATGATGGAGTGCATATCATCAGTACAATATCGGGTGCTACTAAACGGAGAACCACGAGGTCTCATAATCCCATAGAGGGGGCTACGTCAAGGAGATCCTTTATCACCCTATTTATTCATCATGTGCACAGAGGCTTTGATTGCAAATATTAAAAAGACTGAGAGAGGAAAACATTTGACGGGGATGAAGGTGGCTAGAGCTAGCCCGACAATATCTCATTTGCTTTTCGCAGATGATAGCCTCTTCTTTTGTAAAGCACAAAAGGAAGAATGTCAAACCATTCTCAGGATTTTAAAGGAATATGAAGTGGTTTCGGGCCAACTGATCAACTTCCAAAAATCGTCCATACAATTTGGACATAGGATTGAGGAGACTAGTAGGCAAGAGTTAAGGGATATTTTGGGAATACAAAATATAGGAGGCATGGGATCTTATCTTGGCCTTCCTGAAAGTCTCGGTGGCTCTAAAATACAAGTTTTTGGATTTGTACAGGATCGTCTAAATAATAGGGTAAATGGCTGGACTTTCAAGTTTTTTACTAAAGGAGGAAAGGAGGTGATTATCAAATCCGTGGTTACAGCTTTACCAAATCATGTGATGTCTGTCTATAGGTTACCAAAAGCTACAGCGAAGAAGCTGACAAGTGCGGTGGCACAATTTTGGTGGAGTCCGGGGGGAAACACAAGAGGTATGCACTGGAAATCATGGGATAAATTATGCATAAATAAGGAAGATGGGGGCTTAGGCTTCAAAGATCTTACAGATTTTAACACGGTTATGCTTGCAAAATAGCTATGGCGATTGATAGAAAAGCCAAATACATTATTTTCTCGAGTTTTCAAAGGACGGTATTACAGGAATGCATCACCCCTGGAACCGATCCGTTCATACTCCCCGTCATATGGCTGGAGGAGTATTGTATCAGCTAGATCTCTGGTTAGCAAATGACTAATTAAACGGGTGGGAACAGGATCATCTATATCTGTATGGAATGATCCATGGCTCCCAACCACTCGCCCGAGACCAGCAAACAAAAATCAACAACACAATTTTCCGGACCTTACAGTGGACTCTCTTATTGATCCAGTCTCACGAACTTGGAATTCGCAGGCAATTAGGAATTTGGTGGATCCCCATGATGTGAACATTATTGAAAGTATTCCTCTGAGTAGAAATCAGATGGTGGATAGGGATGGCTGACACTTTACTAACAATGGAAGATACACGGTAAAATCGGGATACCAAGTAGAACGAGTTTATCCGGATAAGGAAAAACCACTAGTTCTTTATGGACCCAATGTAGATATATTGAAAGCATTCTTTTGGAAAGTGAAATGTCCACCGAAACTGAGACACTTCTTATGGCAATTGATCTCAGGATGCATAGCGGTCAAGAAAAATTTGAAGGCGAGAGGGATGCAAGGGGAGATATCTTGTGATCGTTGTGGAGCTCCCGAAGAATCCATAAATCATGTGTTCTTTGAATGCCCACCAGCGTGTCAGATTTGGGCTCTCTCAAAGATACCATCACATCCGGATAACTTTCCCACTGGTTCTCTCTTTACAAATATGGATCATCTCTTCTGGAGGGTACGCCCAGAAATGGACGATCATCAATTTGCATGGATTTTATGGTATATCTGGAAGGGGAGAAATAATAAGGTTTTTTGTAATATCGATGTTGAGCCGAGTGAAACACTAAGAATAGCAGAAATAGAGTCAATACTTTGGGCGGAAGCACAACTTCTAAATGCACATCGAGGAACACAGCCAATAGAAGTGAGGACTGTACAATCTATTCAAGGGAGATGGTGTTTTACAGATGGGTCGTGGAAGGATAAAGATCTTTATTCAGGACAAGGTTGGTATAGTACCCTAGAGGGTTTTGATGGTCTAATGGGGACACGAAATGTTCGGGCATCTCTATCACCTCTTCATGCGGAGATAGAGGCTTTAATATGGGCAATGGAGTGTATGAAGAATTTGCATCAGTTTCAGGTCACGTTTGCAACGGATTGTTCTCAATTGGTGAAGATGGTTTCAGAACCAGAAGAATGGCCGGCATTTGAAGTGTACTTGGAAGACATAAAAGTTTTGATGGGAAGTTTCAGAAACACAAAGATCATTTATGTACCTAGAACGGAGAACTCTAGGGCGGACGGTCTAGCACGCAGTGCCAGAAAACAACTGTCTTTCGTCGTTCACATGGATGCAGTGTTACCAGCTTGGTTCGCAGAGTCAATATGAATCTGTATTTGATGACAAAAAAAAAAAGATGAGTTTGATTTATTTTGAAATCAACATTTATGTATAAATTAAAATTAAAAACCCAAAAAAATAAAATAAAAATTATATAAAGTTTTGTCGGTATTCGTGGTTCTTTTGACCAACAATAGAGATAAAATAATTATTTAAAAATTAGTAACAAACATTTTCAAAATTAACACTTCGGATAAATTATGCTGCATTGATGAGATAGATTTATTTTAAAATTCAAATTATATGTGGGAGCTAAAACCCGTAACTAACAATTTAATGTGAATATAACCTAGTCTGACTAAACCTTACTCTATTCACATTAAGTTATAATTGCGAGTTTTAGCTCCCACATATAATATGGATTTTAAAATATATATATCTTATCGATGCAGCATAATTTATTTGATGTGCTAGTTTTGAAAATGTTAGTTACTAGTTTTTTAGATAATTAGTTTATATCTAGTGCATGTCAAAAGAACTACTATTGCTAGTAAATCTTTAAATAATTTTTATTATATTTTCTGGTATTTTACATTTTCAATTTATACATAGATAATGTTGATTTTAAAAGAAATCAAACTCATCTATTCACATTAATTTAAAGAATGCTAATTTTGAAAAATAATTAAGTTATTAATTTTTAGTTAATGTTATTATATTTTTATATTTTTGATTTTTCAATGGTAAAACCCATCAACTATGTTTATTTAATATAAAAACTCATAAATTAAAGATTTACCAGTAGTAGTGGTAATTATGACTCACACTGTAGACAGAGGATTTAACTAATTAAATAAAATTAGTTTGTGGGTTATTTCACTAAACTTAATTCGAGGAGTTTTTATCCGAAACAAACTTAGTAGAGAGGTTTTAATGTTAAAAATCCTATAAAGTTTAAATAGTGTTTCTTATGTTTACAGAGTTGCTAGTTGCTAAATTTAATTTGTATACGTTTCTGTATGATTCTCGTTCGTACAAGACTTTGGTTCGTTATGTTTCATGATTTATCTGATGTTGTCACATATAAGTCAAAAAGAGTCTTTTATTGTTGATAGACGAGCCAGTTCATGTTGTTTTAGGCTTGATTCAAACGTTCGCATATGAGAACAATGGAAGAGTGGTGAAATTGGCCGTTTCCCCCCACAGAAAAGTTATATTCATTTGATATCTTCTAGTGAGTATCGACTAGCTTTTCTAAACTTTTTCAATTCATTCAATAGTTTAGACAATTCAAGTTCATCAATCTCACTACTCAGAGTAACATATAAGTATGATTGGGTCTAAGAAAGGCATGCGTGAACGCATTCGGGATCGAGAAGCGAAAAGAGTAACGGCTTGTCTATCATATTATAAAAAATCATTTAATTACGTGAATAAGGCCTATAAAATTTCGAGTCCTCAACCCTATAAAATTGTTCCTTGATGTGTCCTCAAAATGGGAAGTAATCAAAGACTAAATCTTTAAAAAAAACGAGTGCTTTTGAGACGATAGGTTGGTGTGGCGCTCGCACGTGCGTATCACGTAGATGTAAATATTTTTCCACGCCTAGTTTCTAATGAAACGTTTTCTTATTTAGGTTGATAATTTGGTACGTCGTGCTTATAATGATGCTGCGTTTTGCTTCCACGTATCTCTCTGATCAAGATAGTCGTTTTGGCTATTTCTGAATCAAAAATAAAATGGGCGTGATCTCTCCTATCGAGACTCTGTTCTTGAAGTCTCAACATCGTCTTCTTCAACCTCGAGATTATTCCTACCCTGTGGTTTCTCATAAGACTCAAAGAGTTGCAAATTTCCCCCACCGCAGCTTCTCATTTCTTTCTCTAGGTTTCACTTCTTTGTCCTTTGTTCTAACACTTTAATTCTAACCATTTTATATGTATATGTCTTCAGTTCTTGTTATTGATGAGTTTGATTCTCACAGGTTCATCATCTGTAGATTTTCCATTACGCAGTGATCTGATTCTGCAAAGTAAGTAAAATATGGAACAACTGTGTTTTTGTTTGGACTGAAGCAATTTAATTTTGGGTGTTTCCTTGTTCTACAATCCAAATTAAAGATGGTAGGTTGAGTTTTCCTTGGAGGAGATATGTCTCAGAATCTGAATCAGCCGAGGTAAAACATAACCGTACAAGATCCAAGTCTTCTTTCGCTTTCTTGGCAAGTAACAGTTGTGTTTGGTTTCAGGTCTACAATGAGAAGGTTTCTATAATGGAAGTGCTAAAGAAAGCCAACTCTTTTATTCCTCATGTGATTCTCTCAAGTACAATCTTAGCTCTTCTCTATCCACCTTCTTTCACCTGGTTCAAGCCAAGGTTTGGATCAACCTAATTACTAACTTGATCATGATCTTAATTACAAATCTTGAATTACTATTTCTCCGTCTTTAGGTACTTTGTGCCTGGCTTAGGGTTCATGATGTTTGCTGTTGGAATCAACTCTAACGAACGAGACTTTCTTGAAGCTCTTAAAAGACCAGACGCTATTTTCGCCGGTTACATCGGACAATACCTGATAAAACCTCTTTTAGGTTATATGTTCGGCCTAATAGCTGTCTCCCTTTTCAAGCTACCTACTCCAATAGGTGCCGGAATCATGTTGGTATCATGTGTCAGTGGAGCTCAACTATCGAATTACACAACTTTTTTGACCGATCCTTCACTCGCGCCGCTTAGTATTGTCATGACATCGATCTCAACAGCTACCGCGGCACTCGTTACACCCATGCTTTCTCTCTTGCTCATTGGTAAAAAGCTTCCCGTTGATGTGGCTGGGATGGT
It encodes:
- the LOC106315702 gene encoding probable sodium/metabolite cotransporter BASS5, chloroplastic codes for the protein MGVISPIETLFLKSQHRLLQPRDYSYPVVSHKTQRVANFPHRSFSFLSLGSSSVDFPLRSDLILQNGRLSFPWRRYVSESESAEVYNEKVSIMEVLKKANSFIPHVILSSTILALLYPPSFTWFKPRYFVPGLGFMMFAVGINSNERDFLEALKRPDAIFAGYIGQYLIKPLLGYMFGLIAVSLFKLPTPIGAGIMLVSCVSGAQLSNYTTFLTDPSLAPLSIVMTSISTATAALVTPMLSLLLIGKKLPVDVAGMVSSILQVVVTPIAAGLLLNRLFPRLSNAIKPFLPALTLIDMACCIGAPLALNIDSILSPFGATILLLVITFHLLAFVAGYFLTGLFFSKAPDVKALQRTLSYETGMQSSLLALALATKFFQDPLVGVPPAISTVVMSLMGVSLVTIWKNRKE